One stretch of Variovorax sp. 54 DNA includes these proteins:
- the ampD gene encoding 1,6-anhydro-N-acetylmuramyl-L-alanine amidase AmpD: MPTTDAPVATPAGDDGLWRAGWYRFAKALPSPNFGPRPVGAQTDLIVLHSISLPPGEYGGNAVQQLFTNQLDWDAHPYFQSIRGLEVSSHFYVRRNGELWQFVSCEDRAWHAGVSSWRGRTNCNDDSVGIELEGLEGERFEEAQYETLASLCAALAQHCAIAHIAGHEHIAPGRKQDPGAGFDWRVLREQLGWSPQMFPEQVVAR, translated from the coding sequence ATGCCGACGACTGACGCCCCCGTCGCGACACCGGCCGGCGACGACGGCTTGTGGCGCGCTGGCTGGTACCGCTTCGCCAAGGCCCTGCCCTCGCCCAACTTCGGCCCGCGCCCCGTCGGTGCGCAGACCGACCTGATCGTGCTGCACTCGATCAGCCTGCCGCCGGGCGAATACGGCGGCAACGCCGTGCAGCAGCTCTTCACCAACCAACTCGACTGGGATGCGCACCCGTACTTCCAGTCGATCCGCGGGCTCGAGGTGTCCTCGCATTTCTATGTGCGGCGCAACGGCGAGCTCTGGCAGTTCGTGAGCTGCGAGGACCGCGCCTGGCATGCCGGCGTGTCGTCGTGGCGCGGGCGCACCAACTGCAACGACGACTCGGTCGGCATCGAGCTCGAAGGCCTCGAGGGCGAGCGCTTCGAAGAGGCCCAGTACGAAACGCTGGCCAGCCTCTGCGCTGCGCTCGCGCAGCACTGCGCCATCGCCCACATCGCCGGCCACGAGCACATCGCGCCCGGCCGCAAGCAAGACCCCGGCGCCGGTTTCGACTGGCGCGTGCTGCGCGAACAACTCGGCTGGAGTCCACAGATGTTTCCCGAGCAGGTGGTGGCGCGCTAA
- a CDS encoding sigma-54-dependent transcriptional regulator, with the protein MSSLPPSAAAPRPAQILVIDDEPDLRTLYELTLLREGYRVEAAGSVSEAWQHLEAGRFDAVITDMRLPDGEGMEIIHRIQKDQRSERCVVMTAYGSAENAVEALKAGAFDYLTKPVDLKQFRAVVASAVQANRAAVVVPQKPAPQAASHGGERPDALSVTRSGATALDRLVGDSDPMRLVKSRIAKVARGMAPVLVRGESGTGKELVARAVHGCSQRSDGPFVAVNCGAIPENLLEAEFFGAKKGSYTGSSQDRDGYFQAARDGTLFLDEIGDLPLAMQSKLLRAIQERSVRAIGSTQEDAVDVRIVSATHKDLHAEVLAGRFRQDLFYRLNVIEIAVPALRERREDLPALCTALLARIAQDGGLPAPRLSDALLQRLAQHPLDGNVRELENLLHRAVALNDGDELQIDLMGTMPAAPRNESAAVPTEAATAAVAAPASAPAVEPKPAPPPLPSDLQAWLDQQEREILVRALHESGFNRTAAAARLGMSLRQIRYRIARLGISTPNGDDGATAHADD; encoded by the coding sequence GTGAGCTCCCTCCCGCCTTCCGCCGCCGCCCCGCGCCCCGCGCAGATCCTCGTCATCGACGACGAACCCGACCTGCGCACGCTGTACGAACTCACGCTGCTGCGTGAAGGCTACCGGGTGGAAGCGGCGGGCAGCGTGTCCGAAGCCTGGCAGCACCTGGAGGCCGGCCGCTTCGACGCCGTGATCACCGACATGCGGCTGCCCGACGGCGAAGGCATGGAGATCATCCACCGCATCCAGAAAGACCAGCGCAGCGAGCGCTGCGTGGTCATGACCGCCTACGGCTCGGCCGAGAACGCGGTCGAGGCGCTGAAGGCCGGCGCCTTCGACTACCTCACGAAGCCGGTCGACCTGAAGCAGTTCCGCGCCGTGGTGGCGTCGGCCGTGCAGGCCAACCGCGCCGCGGTGGTCGTGCCGCAGAAGCCGGCGCCGCAGGCTGCCAGCCACGGCGGCGAGCGCCCCGATGCGCTGTCCGTGACGCGCAGCGGCGCCACCGCGCTCGACCGGCTGGTCGGCGACTCCGACCCGATGCGCCTCGTCAAGTCGCGCATCGCCAAGGTGGCGCGCGGCATGGCGCCGGTGCTGGTGCGCGGCGAGTCGGGCACCGGCAAGGAGCTGGTCGCGCGCGCCGTGCACGGCTGCAGCCAGCGCAGCGACGGCCCCTTCGTCGCGGTGAACTGCGGCGCGATTCCCGAGAACCTGCTCGAGGCCGAATTCTTCGGCGCCAAGAAGGGCTCGTACACCGGCTCCTCGCAAGACCGCGACGGCTACTTCCAGGCGGCGCGCGACGGCACGCTGTTCCTCGACGAGATCGGCGACCTGCCGCTGGCCATGCAGTCGAAGTTGCTGCGCGCCATTCAGGAGCGCAGCGTGCGCGCCATCGGTTCGACGCAGGAAGACGCGGTCGACGTGCGCATCGTGAGCGCCACCCACAAGGATCTGCACGCCGAAGTGCTGGCCGGCCGCTTCCGGCAAGACCTGTTCTACCGCCTCAACGTGATCGAGATCGCGGTGCCCGCGCTGCGCGAGCGCCGCGAAGACCTGCCCGCGCTGTGCACCGCGCTGCTCGCGCGCATCGCGCAAGACGGCGGCCTGCCGGCGCCGCGCCTGTCCGACGCGCTGCTGCAGCGCCTGGCCCAGCACCCGCTCGACGGCAACGTGCGCGAGCTCGAGAACCTGCTGCACCGCGCCGTGGCGCTGAACGACGGCGACGAGCTGCAGATCGACCTGATGGGCACGATGCCGGCGGCGCCCCGCAACGAATCTGCCGCCGTGCCAACCGAGGCTGCGACCGCCGCTGTTGCTGCGCCCGCATCGGCACCGGCCGTCGAACCCAAGCCCGCGCCGCCGCCGCTGCCCTCCGACCTGCAAGCCTGGCTCGACCAGCAGGAGCGCGAGATCCTCGTGCGCGCGCTGCACGAAAGCGGCTTCAACCGCACGGCCGCTGCCGCGCGGTTGGGCATGAGCCTGCGCCAGATCCGCTACCGCATCGCTCGCCTGGGCATCTCCACACCCAACGGCGACGACGGTGCCACCGCGCATGCCGACGACTGA